TGGCTACCGCTGTCCTGGGCGCTGAACATGCTGAACCAGTCGATGGGGCACCCCGACATGTACCCGTTCGTGCTGCCCGAACCGGTCCTGGCGAAGATGCGGTTCGTGCACGACATCTGCGTCTCGTCGCGCTCAGCGGGCTCGCAGCCGCTCCCGGCGTAGCCGGTCCACCTCGGCCAGGTCCAGCGGTGGCAGATCGTCCATACCCAGGGCCCGGGCGAGCAGCAGATCGGCCAGCTGCGGGTTGCGGGCCAGCGCGGGCCCGTGCAGGTAGGTGCCGATCACCGAGCCCTGCACGGCGCCCTCGCCACCGTCGCCGACGCCGTTGCCCACCCCGCGGGTGACGGTGGCGAGCGCGGTGGCGTCCGGCCCCAGCGTGGTGCCGCCGCGGTGATTCTCGAATCCGGTCAGCGGTGCGTCGAGGCCCGGCAGGTTCGGGGCGGTGACGATCTCGCCGATCGCTCGGACCGCTTGCGGCGCGGTGGTCAGATCCAGCATGCCGACCCCGTCCACCCGCTCGCCGCCGGATGTCTCGTACCAGTGGCCGAGCACCTGGATCGCCGCACAGATGGCCAGCACCGGCGCGCCGCGCTCGGCCGCCCGCTGCAATCCGGGATAGCGCTGCAAGTGCTTGGTCGCCAGGCGTTGCGCCGAATCTTCAGCTCCACCAAGGGTATACAGATCGAGCGATTCGGGTACCGGATCAGCCAGGGTGATCTCGACGACCTCAGCATCGATCTCGCGCAGCCGCAGCCGTTGTCGCAGCACCAATGCGTTGCCGCCGTCGCCGTAGGTGCCCATCACATCGGGCAAGACCAGACCGATCCGAACCGGGTCGCTCACGCTCGGGCCTCCAGCTTCCGGTTGAGATCGCGGAACGCGGTGTAGTTGGCCAGTACCTCGACGCGGCCCGGCGGACAGGATGCGATTGCCGCCGACGGATCGGGCAGCAGAGTGTGCGGTACGTCGGCGTAGGTGAGTCGTACCGCCAGATCGGTGCCGCGCTCGCCGCTGGCGACCACCTGGACACCCTCGAAGTGCTCGAACCGAACGTCCCACAGCCAGGACAGATCTTCGCCGTCGGGTACCTGCCCGTTCACCGCGATGACCAGTCCGTCCGCGGTCGGGTCGACCATCGACAGCGCCTCTTGCCAGCCGGCCGGATTCTTGGCCAGCAGCATCCGCACCCGATGCGCGCCGAGCTGCATCGTTCGATAGCGGCCGGCTACTTCACCGACGCCGGCGGCTGCCGCGACGGCGGCAGCCGGATCGGCACCCAGCGCCGCCGCTGCGGCGACGGCTTGGGCCGCGTTGCCCCGATTCGCCCGGCCGGGCAGGGTCAGGCTCATCGGCAGGACGAGCCCGTCCGGCCCGTACAACGTGTCCGCATCCAGCCACCATTGTGGGGTCGGCCGCGCGAAATCTGCTCCGGTGCTGCGCCAGTGGTCGCCGGTGCCGTCGGTTCCCGGCTCCCAGATGATCGGTTCACCCGACCGCGGGCAGCTGGTGGCGTCGAGCCCCCAGCCGCTACCGGCCGCGACCCAGACGACCTTCGGTGCGTCGTAGGCGGCCGAGGTGATCAGCACGTCGTCACAGTTGGCGACGACCACCGCGCTCGGGTGCCGGGCGAGTCCGGCCCGGATCTTCCGTTCGATCATATTGATCTCGCCGACCCGGTCGAGCTGATCGCGGCTCAGGTTCAGCAAGACGATCGCGGCCGGCTCCAGCGCGTCGGCGACGTGCGGCAGATGTAGCTCGTCGACCTCGATTGCCGCCAGCGGGGCGTCCTGCGCGGCGGTGAGCGCGGCAGCGATGCCGGCGTCCATATTGGCACCGTCCTGCTGGGTCGCCACGTCGCCGACCGTGGCCAACGCGGCGGCCGTCATCCGGGTGGTGGTCGATTTGCCGTTCGTTCCGGTGATCAGCACAGTGCGCCGGTCCCGGCCGAGTTGCCGGAGCAACGTCGGGTCGATCTTCAGGGCGATCAGGCCGCCGATCATCGAACCCTTGCCGCGCCCGGCACGCTGCGACGCCCACGATGCGAGGCGGGCTGCCCGCAGCGCCAGCCGCCCGCGCGGGGTGAGTTTCGCCGCCATCGCGTTCCTCCCGACTTGTGCTGATTCCCGGTGATGTACAGATCCGGTGGGTCCGGGTGAGTCTTGCACAGTGCCGACCGGGTCGCCCGGCTCAGCGCTCGGCCGAGGAGCCGGCCGGACGTTGCGCGCCGGCCGGCTACCGGTTATGCGGATCGAGGGTTCAGACCTCGATAGTCGTGCTGCTGTCGGATGGGGTGCTGCTGTCGGATGGGGTGATGGGCACGACGACCCGGATGGTCGTGGTGTTGCCGTTGCGGCCGGTAGCGGTGACGGTGATGTACTCGAACTTGTCCGCGTCGGTGGCGTCGGGCAATCCAGCGGCATAGCGCGCTGCGGCAGTGGGCGTGTAGGTGACCGTGCCATCGCCGTTGTCGGTGACGGCCCCGTGTCGGAGTTCGGAGATGGCGACCGCGGGGAGATCCTCGCTGCCGAGGTCGTCGATGTCGACGTGATAGGTGATGGCGCCGCTCGTCACGTCGGTCGATTCGGGGGTGACGAGCAGGATCGGGAGCGGCCCGACCGGCAGACCGGTACGAACCAGGACGACCCCGTCGCGGATCGTGTTTCCGCCGGTCGGTGGGGGGCGGGGGTTTCGCCATTGGGTGACGACTACGAGGGTTGAGCCGTCCGGCGACATCGCCAGGCGATAAGGCGCACCGAAGCTCCCGGTCGTGTGGACCGCACCGTTGGTGGTGTCGGCGGCGGTGACGTACAGCGGGGGTTCGCTGAGCGCGAGGCCGTCTTTGCGGCTGGCGAATGCGACGATGGTTCCGTCGCGGGAGAAGGTCGGTTCCACCACTGCGCCGTACCAGGTGGTCGGCACACCTGCAGCTCTGACGTACAACGTGATCTCGCCGGTGGCGTTGTCGATTCCGACCAGCTCGGCAGAGTCGGAGACGAAGTACACGTGGGTCCGGTCGGGGCTGTTGACCAGCGATAGCACCTGTCCGGCGGGCGCGCTGACGAAACGGGTTGCGCCGGTGGCAGTGTCGACGGAATACAGGTCGTCGGCTATTGCGTAGTACCCGCGGGTCCCGTCGGTGCTCAGGAGGACCTGCCCGACGCCGGGCTCGGTGGTGCTTATCGTGTTCGTGGTGCCGGTGGTGGTGTCCACGGCGAGGAAAGTTGCCGCACCGGTGGGGTCGATGGTGGCGAGGTAGACGGTGCCGTCGGCGCCGACTGCGGTGCTGCGCGGCCGGCCGGGGGCAGTGGTCGTGGTCGAGGTCCCGCCGGGGATGTCGACGGTGGTCAGGTAGGTGGCGCCGTCGCCTGTGGTTGTGCCGGAGGTGAGATAGGCGTGGCTGTTGTCGGCGGCGAGCAGCAGGCTCGTCGGGTCACCGGGCTGTGTCGCGGTGGCGGTGGCGCCCGTGCCGGTGTCGAGCACGGTGAGGTGGGCGATGGTGTCGCCGGAGTCGGCGGACATGGTTGTGCCGACGACGTAGCGTCCGTCGCTGGTGAATACCAGAGGTTGGTCGGCGGCGCTGCCGGGAGCGTTCACGGTGCGGGTCACGGTCGCAGTGGCGGTGTCGAACA
Above is a genomic segment from Skermania piniformis containing:
- a CDS encoding type 1 glutamine amidotransferase, translated to MGTYGDGGNALVLRQRLRLREIDAEVVEITLADPVPESLDLYTLGGAEDSAQRLATKHLQRYPGLQRAAERGAPVLAICAAIQVLGHWYETSGGERVDGVGMLDLTTAPQAVRAIGEIVTAPNLPGLDAPLTGFENHRGGTTLGPDATALATVTRGVGNGVGDGGEGAVQGSVIGTYLHGPALARNPQLADLLLARALGMDDLPPLDLAEVDRLRRERLRAR
- a CDS encoding Mur ligase family protein, translated to MAAKLTPRGRLALRAARLASWASQRAGRGKGSMIGGLIALKIDPTLLRQLGRDRRTVLITGTNGKSTTTRMTAAALATVGDVATQQDGANMDAGIAAALTAAQDAPLAAIEVDELHLPHVADALEPAAIVLLNLSRDQLDRVGEINMIERKIRAGLARHPSAVVVANCDDVLITSAAYDAPKVVWVAAGSGWGLDATSCPRSGEPIIWEPGTDGTGDHWRSTGADFARPTPQWWLDADTLYGPDGLVLPMSLTLPGRANRGNAAQAVAAAAALGADPAAAVAAAAGVGEVAGRYRTMQLGAHRVRMLLAKNPAGWQEALSMVDPTADGLVIAVNGQVPDGEDLSWLWDVRFEHFEGVQVVASGERGTDLAVRLTYADVPHTLLPDPSAAIASCPPGRVEVLANYTAFRDLNRKLEARA
- a CDS encoding PQQ-binding-like beta-propeller repeat protein translates to MPETTAPDPVVATRNPARTDPDETSAPAAISTASPDTPAAETAGTGTPEIRTIGPGPDPDTLVDISADHTPAPDSIDAAPAAGLLALAGLPLLGGAGTPPATPPTPWLLMWWMRRNSDAGLSDTATTTAATAGQPPVLVATQIATSPYNGAVTYRVDVGDFDGDDQLPTVTVSPLVHGSITDYGDGTVVYTPTPEASFAASSQTGDAAEFEFVTATATDSTGATTTLQLAVPIAPIATYSPSGYPSYSTRDSRVYIRDYRPYVGPPTTRLQILDTDTGAVRSVANLPGAATPPTENSDGTTAYVTSSTTDTSYLTVLDVATGALTSVAVGPGTAGPVVLAPGDGQGAFVRQTPTGAVLTVFDTATATVTRTVNAPGSAADQPLVFTSDGRYVVGTTMSADSGDTIAHLTVLDTGTGATATATQPGDPTSLLLAADNSHAYLTSGTTTGDGATYLTTVDIPGGTSTTTTAPGRPRSTAVGADGTVYLATIDPTGAATFLAVDTTTGTTNTISTTEPGVGQVLLSTDGTRGYYAIADDLYSVDTATGATRFVSAPAGQVLSLVNSPDRTHVYFVSDSAELVGIDNATGEITLYVRAAGVPTTWYGAVVEPTFSRDGTIVAFASRKDGLALSEPPLYVTAADTTNGAVHTTGSFGAPYRLAMSPDGSTLVVVTQWRNPRPPPTGGNTIRDGVVLVRTGLPVGPLPILLVTPESTDVTSGAITYHVDIDDLGSEDLPAVAISELRHGAVTDNGDGTVTYTPTAAARYAAGLPDATDADKFEYITVTATGRNGNTTTIRVVVPITPSDSSTPSDSSTTIEV